One Nocardioides dongkuii genomic window, CCTGGGCGCGCAGGGGGTGCCGGCGGTGCAGGTCGTCGGCGCGGTACGACGCGACCACTGCGACCGGCCCGGCGAACGGGCGGGTGAACAGGAAGCTGAGCATGTCCCGGGTCGACCGGTCGGCCCAGTGGGTGTCCTCGACGACCAGGAGCAGCGGCGCCTTGTCGGCCGCGGCCTCCAGCAGCGCGTGGACCGCCTCGAACAGGTCGCCGCGGTCGAGCGCGGCGGTCCTCCCGTCGTCGGGCGCGGTGAGCACCCGCCGTCCCGGCTGGAGGCGGGCGAGCGCGGGCTGGGCCGCCGCGACCCGGTCGACGACGTCGGGGAGGTCGGCGGCGAGCCACCCGAGCACCTCGGAGAACGGCAGGTACGGCAGCGCGCTGTCGCCGAAGTCGAGGCAGTGCCCGGCGCAGACCTGCCAGCCGTCGGCGACCGCGAGGTCGCGCAGCTCGGTGAGCAGCCGGGTCTTCCCGACGCCGGCGTCGCCGGAGAGCAGCACCACGCCGCCGGGACGGCTCCCGCCCGCGGACGTGCCGACGCCGAGCGCCGCGGCGATCTCGGTCAGCTCGGCGTCCCGCCCGACCATCGGGGTCGGGGTGCTCCGGTCGGGGTGGGCCACGTGCTCCATGATCCCGCGAAGCGGGACGGTCTGCTCGGAATTGCTCAGCGGGCGTCCTCGACCGGCACGGACGGGCGGCGCACCCGGCGCACCCGCGGGGCCCGGCCGTGCCCGTGGCGGCGGCTGCGGACGCCGGCGCGGATCCGGCTGCTGCGGTAGTCCATCTCGGACTTGGCGTAGACGTTGCTCTCGAACATGGTGCTGCTCCTCGGTCTCAGGGCTTCTCGATGACCCGAGACTCGTCCGCTGAGGTAGGCCCGCACATCGGGCGGATGCCCTATCTCCGGGAGCGGGCGGCGCGCTGCTACCTCAGGCGGTAGCGACCGCCCGGCCACCGACCCAGGTGCCGGCGACGAGCGGGACGCCCGGACGGTAGGCGAGGTGGACGTGGCTCGGGGCGTCGATCGCGAGGAAGTCCGCCCGCGCGCCCGGAACCAGCCGGCCCACGTCGTCACGGTCCAGCGCGGCGGCGCCGCCCGCGGTCGCGGCGTGCACGGCCTCGGCGGGGGTCATCCCGAGGTCGCGGACCGCGACGGCGATGCAGAACGGCAGGCTGCTCGTGTACGACGACCCGGGGTTGCAGTCGCTCGCGAGCGCGACCCGCACGCCGGCGTCCAGCAGCCGGCGGGCGTCGGGGTAGGGCTGGCGGGTCGAGAACTCGACCCCGGGCAGCAGGGTCGCGATGGTGCCGCTGTCGCGCAGCGCGTCGACGTCCGCGTCGTCGAGGTGGGTGCAGTGGTCGACCGCGACCAGCCCGAGCTCCGCCGCGAGTCGTACGCCGGGTCCCGGGCCGAGCTGGTTGGCGTGCAGCCGGCCGCGGAGCCCGGCCGCCGCGCCGGCCTGCAGGATGGTGCGCGCCTGGTCGGCGTCGAACGCGCCGCGCTCGCAGAAGACGTCGATCCAGCGGGCGTGCTTGCGGGCCGCCTCCAGCATCGGGCCGGTGACCAGCGCGACGTACGCCGCCGGGTCGCCGTCGGGGACGACGTGCGCGCCGAGGAACGTGGTCTCGTCGGTGACCTGCCGCGCGATCGCCAGGCTGCGCGCCTCGTCGCGGACGGTCAGGCCGTAGCCGCTCTTGACCTCCACCGTGGTCGTGCCCTGGCGGCGCATCTCCCCGACCAGCCGGGCGAGATTGGCGGCGAGCTGCTCGTCGGTCGCGGCGCGGGTGGCGGCGACGGTGGTGCGGATGCCGCCGGCGGCGTACGGCTCGCCGGCCATCCGGGCGGCGAACTCGGCGCTCCGGTCGCCGGCGAAGACCAGGTGGCTGTGGCTGTCGACGAACCCGGGCAGCACCGCGCGCCCGCCCAGGTCGTACGCCACGTCGGCCGCGGGCGCGTCGGCCGCGCTGCCGACCCACGCGACCCGGCCCCGCTCGACCACGAGCGCCGCGTGGTGACGTACGCCGAGGAGGTCGGCGGCCTGCGGATCGTTGGTGACCAGCTCGCCGATGCCGGTGAACAGCGTGCTGCTCATGCCCACAGCCTCTCGATCTCGTGGGCCAGCTCGCGGCCGATGTCGGCGCGGTCGCCGGCGCGCGCGACGACCCGCCCGTCGGCGACCACGTGGGTGACGTCGGCGGCGGTCGCGGCGAAGACCGCGGTCTGCTCGTCCGCGCCGGTGCCGGCCGTGGTCGGGGTGTCGGTGGCGACGGTGACCAGGTCGGCGCGGGCCCCGACCGCGATCCGCCCCGCGTCGGCGTACCCCAGGCTGTCGTGGCGGGTCGCGGCCTCGAGGAGCTCGGCCGCCGACCAGTGGCCGCGCCGCTGCGTCGCCAGCCGCTCGTCGAGCTCGACGGCGCGCATCTCCTCGAACAGGTCGACCACCGCGTGGCTGTCGCTGCCGAGCGCGAGCCGCGCCCCCGCGTCGTGCAGCGCGCGGCTCGGGCCGACGCCGTCACCGAGGTCGCGCTCGGTGGTGGGGCAGAGACAGACGCTCGTGCGGCTGCGTCCGAGGCGCCCGATGTCGTCGGCGGTCAGGTGGGTCGCGTGCACGGCGGTCGTCCGCGGACCGAGCGCGCCGGCCTCGTCGAGGAGCGCGGTCGGCGTGACGCCGTACGCCGCCAGGCAGTCGTCGTTCTCGCGCACCTGCTCGCTCAGGTGCACGTGCAGCGGGCCGTCGCCCGCCCCCGCCACGACCGTCGTGAGGTCCTCCCGCGGCACGGCACGCACCGAGTGGATCGCGGCGCCGACGACCGCCCGCGCGCCGACGGTGTCGCGCAGCTCCGCGATCCTCGCCGCCCAGGCGTCCGCGGACCCGTCCGAGTACCTCAGCTGCGCGCCCTCGACCGGCGCACCGAACCCCGCGCTGAGGTAGCAGGCGTCCAGCAGCGCCAGCCGTACGCCGGCCTCCGCGGCCGCCTCGACGAGCGCGAGCCCCATCGCGTGCGGGTCGTCGTACGGCGTGCCGCCGGGCTGGTGGTGCAGGTAGTGGAACTCGCCGACCGTGGTGATCCCGGCCGCCGCCATCTCGCGGTAGACCG contains:
- the hutI gene encoding imidazolonepropionase encodes the protein MSSTLFTGIGELVTNDPQAADLLGVRHHAALVVERGRVAWVGSAADAPAADVAYDLGGRAVLPGFVDSHSHLVFAGDRSAEFAARMAGEPYAAGGIRTTVAATRAATDEQLAANLARLVGEMRRQGTTTVEVKSGYGLTVRDEARSLAIARQVTDETTFLGAHVVPDGDPAAYVALVTGPMLEAARKHARWIDVFCERGAFDADQARTILQAGAAAGLRGRLHANQLGPGPGVRLAAELGLVAVDHCTHLDDADVDALRDSGTIATLLPGVEFSTRQPYPDARRLLDAGVRVALASDCNPGSSYTSSLPFCIAVAVRDLGMTPAEAVHAATAGGAAALDRDDVGRLVPGARADFLAIDAPSHVHLAYRPGVPLVAGTWVGGRAVATA
- a CDS encoding formimidoylglutamate deiminase, which encodes MTRTAYLLERAWVDGAVADEVLVEVEDGRFAAVDVLRENLMFSGIATAENIRFPRITGETVRLPGLTLPGLANAHSHAFHRALRGRTQRGGGTFWTWREQMYAVAGRLDPDSYRRLARAVYREMAAAGITTVGEFHYLHHQPGGTPYDDPHAMGLALVEAAAEAGVRLALLDACYLSAGFGAPVEGAQLRYSDGSADAWAARIAELRDTVGARAVVGAAIHSVRAVPREDLTTVVAGAGDGPLHVHLSEQVRENDDCLAAYGVTPTALLDEAGALGPRTTAVHATHLTADDIGRLGRSRTSVCLCPTTERDLGDGVGPSRALHDAGARLALGSDSHAVVDLFEEMRAVELDERLATQRRGHWSAAELLEAATRHDSLGYADAGRIAVGARADLVTVATDTPTTAGTGADEQTAVFAATAADVTHVVADGRVVARAGDRADIGRELAHEIERLWA